DNA from Salvelinus alpinus chromosome 17, SLU_Salpinus.1, whole genome shotgun sequence:
TAATTAGCTGAATTTGGCACCTGATGTCGAATCAGTGAGCTCTGGATAAGTTCTGATGTCATAAATTTAACTATTGTACCCTCTCTTGGGCTGGGTTTAGTTGATGTTTGATGCACAGAAAAGAGAAGGAATTTGATCAAAGCAGAGACTAGAAGAACTCTGGAAGACAAGAACTGGGGGAAAAACGGGTGAAAGAGGCTTAATGAAATAAATGATGTTTTCTATAACCTATCCAACACAATCCAAGCCAGATCTTTGTCCAGATGAACTACAACACAGTGTTGTCTGAACACTGATTTTAAAAGAGTTAAATCCTGCTCCTTCACCGCCCCTTTCCCTTCGTCATCCTGTCCCCTGTTGTTCCTCTCTTCCCTTCGTCACTGATCTCTCCGTCCGCCATCTTCCTTTTCTCGCCCACATTCTACTCATGGTGTCTCAACGGACCCTCTCTATTGGCTGCCTGTGGTCCTAGTCTGAGCGCACCACATTCATACAGCAGCCAAACCTCTCTATACACTCCTTCTAGTCTTTCATTCACCCATCCCTCCTTCCACTCTTTCatattctgtctctctgtagtccAACCTGGCACCCGGCACCATTCCGTCTAAAGGGGAGGAGGATTTTCTGACCCTGGCCGCCTCTCGGCTCAGCCGCTGGAAGTGTGTCATCGGAGCCGCCGTGGGCGTGGCCATGGTCCTACTCCTTCTGATCGCCATCCCTCTGTTGGTCCACACCGCAAAAGGTGGAGGAGCTAACCCAGGAAGTGGCGGAGGGGGGACCCATTATGAAATGCTGGGGAGCTGCAGAATGGTCTGTGATCCATATAGTACTGCCCAACCAGGCCAGGAGCTGACAGCCGTGTCTCCCCAACCGGACTACCCTGGGCGGAAGAAAACGGGGTACCGCGGGGTCCCTGGGATCTCTGGTCCTCCGGGCAACCCAGGGCCCCCTGGGGAACCAGGCAAGCCAGGCCCACAGGGGCCTCCCGGCCCTGGACCTAATGGTTACGTCCCCTCTTTCTACAGCCCTAAGATTGCCTTCTATGCAGGGCTAAGGAAACAGCATGAGGGCAGCGAGGTGTTGAAGTTTGATGATGTGGTGACCAATGTAGGGAACTACTATGAGCCTAGTACTGGGAAGTTCACCTGTCCTCTACCAGGTATTTACTACTTCACCTACCATGTTCTGATGAGAGGTGGAGACGGGACCAGCATGTGGGCCGACCTGAAGAAGAACGGACAGgtaggagagatagagagtgtgcttgtgcgtgcatgtgtgtttgtctgaacaacacatctccactgaccATTATCTCAGAGTCACTAATTGACTCACTTTCACCTTTGCTATACAACATCGGTCACTTTCAATTCACATCACATTCCCATGTACCTATAGGCCGCAGCAACACGGCAGCAAAATATAGCTAAGAAAATATTTTCCCTCATTAAAGAGAAGTCGTGCTTTAAAATCACCATTTACACTTTCAAATCACAGCTACTAATATTTGTATTCCCATAAGCCGTAGCCAAATGACAAGTGGCAGTGTGCTGCCGTCGGTCTTCGCCAAAGGAAAGTAAAATTAGTCGATATCATATACCAgaattgtgtcccaaatggcactctattctctatatagtgcactatataaaggGCCcataggaatagggtgccatttggtattaTACTCCAGGACTTAAATATCTCCTAAATGTAAGCGCTGAGGAGCACTGGAGAAATGTCTGTCCTTCAGtgtgtgtaccaaatggcaccctattccctacatagtgcattacttttgaccagagccctttgggccctgcaccgatcaaaagtagtgcactataaagggaatagggtgccatttgggatacagactgTCACAACGCGGACGAGTCAGCTTACACGTCAGatagataaataaataatgaaagtgAAACTGACAGGCC
Protein-coding regions in this window:
- the LOC139542203 gene encoding complement C1q-like protein 4; the protein is MVLLLLIAIPLLVHTAKGGGANPGSGGGGTHYEMLGSCRMVCDPYSTAQPGQELTAVSPQPDYPGRKKTGYRGVPGISGPPGNPGPPGEPGKPGPQGPPGPGPNGYVPSFYSPKIAFYAGLRKQHEGSEVLKFDDVVTNVGNYYEPSTGKFTCPLPGIYYFTYHVLMRGGDGTSMWADLKKNGQVKASAIAQDADQNYDYASNSVILHLDVGDEVCVQLDGGKVHGGNTNKYSTFSGFLIYPD